A window of the Cuculus canorus isolate bCucCan1 chromosome 3, bCucCan1.pri, whole genome shotgun sequence genome harbors these coding sequences:
- the LOC104067047 gene encoding uncharacterized protein LOC104067047 → MHCKAHQGGDSKIAEGNTLADWTARRIARQVSNMMALIPTKVSPLQNYLMQKPKYSEEDEKLARLMKAQLGSDGWYLTATGQVIVPPTIMRTVLQTEHQKCHWGAEALVAYLKCSIISTQMLTMAKPINSKCEICLKNNPVVRKRIEMGHIKVGMEPGDYWQIDFVELPRSQGYRYLLIGVDTFSGWLEAFPCRTNQAKETVKWLLREIIPRFGVPLGLSSDRGPHFVAAIVQEVSKMLGISWNLHTPWRPQSSRQVEKMNQTTKQQISKICQEAKIQWPQALPIALLRIRIKPRSGMTVRPYKILFGKTYEAPQPNPNIHIKGNQDIYNYVLSLSRTLARL, encoded by the coding sequence atgcactgtaaagcacatcaaggaggagattccaaaatagctgaagggaACACGCTGGCGGACTGGACTGCTCGACGGATTGCACGACAGGTATCAAATATGATGGCCTTAATACCCACGAAGGTaagccctttacaaaattatttaatgcagAAGCCGAAGTACTCAGAGGAAGATGAGAAATTAGCTAGACTAATGAAGGCCCAGTTGGGTTCAGATGGATGGTACCTAACTGCAACTGGACAAGTGATTGTACCACCTACCATCATGCGGACAGTTTTACAGacagaacatcagaaatgtcactggggagcagaagctttagtggcGTATTTAAAGTGCAGCATAATCTCgacacagatgttaacaatggcaaAGCCAATAAATTcgaaatgtgaaatctgtttgaagaacaatccggtggttagaaaaagaatagaaatgggACATATCAAAGTAGGTATGGAACCGGGTGATTATTGGCAGATTGATTTTGTAGAATTGCCTAGAAGTCAAGGATACAGGTATTTGTTAATCGGGGTTGACACTTTTTCTGGGTGGCTGGAAGCCTTTCCTTGTCGCACCAACCAAGCTAAGGAAacagtgaaatggctgctgcGAGAGATTATTCCAAGATTTGGGGTACCCCTAGGCCTATCGTCAGATAGGGGACCACACTTCGTAGCAGCTATAGTTCAAGAGGTAAGCAAGATGTTAGGAATCTCTTGGAACCTCCACACACCGTGGAGGCCACAGTCAAGCAgacaagtagaaaagatgaatcagacaaCTAAGCAgcaaatcagtaaaatatgtcaggaggcTAAAATTCAATGGCCACAAGCGTTACCAATAGCACTCCTAAGGATAAGAATTAAGCCAAGGAGTGGGATGACAGTAAGGCCTTACAAAATCCTTTTTGGGAAAACATATGAGGCGCCGCAACCAAATCCAAATATACATATCAAAGGGAATCAAGATATATATAACTATGTACTGTCTCTCAGTAGAACTCTGGCGCGGCTATGA